AaaatgataacaaaaaaaaaaaaaaaaaacgattgACAAGAGACAGATATCAAGTTGACTAAGATCAAGTATTCAATGCATTTCTTGTTAACATGTTATCAAGTTTACCAGTACAGCATCCTTGAGTGGCCCCCAGCATTCGAGTCGATTGTATTTTGGTGAACTAGAATGAAAATATACTCTGACCAAGGAATCTAGGAGCTCAGGGTTCTCCCCAAACAGAATTGAATCTCCATACAGAACAGATTCAAGCACCTGGTTTCACAAGAAGAGGGGCTTTTAATCTTATAACAATCTTAACTATTGCTGTACTATGTCACTACCATCATTATAGGCCTCTGGCATTTCTATAACAGCTAAGGGgttctatttatttaagaCTCTGAATGTagacaaatttaaacaatgatAGAAAATTCTCTATCTTCTGTTTTATGGAAATTTGGAGTACAGATGTTCCATGtcaaactttttcaaaaaatagacACGATCAGGATAACGGTTACATTAGAATGGAGAGGCGGCAATAGAAGATAAACTTACAAGAGGCAATTCTTTGGAGAATATGTGGTATCTAAACTCTGCAGCAACATCGAGCAAAGAACTCGGACCGCTCACATAGCAATGCACATGAAGACACATTTCATCCTTTACTTTCTTCCACTCAGCAACCACATCATCCTTGTTGTACCACCCTCTCAACTATACATGTACATTCACAGACCCAAAAATTAATCGATGTGTTGTTCTATTCAAACAGTGAAGTAGCAACAAATTTGTACCTGATCAAGGTTGATAACGTCAGAGATGGTTAAGGTGAGATTAGCAGTAAAGTCACAATGTGATAGAATATATGTTCTCGGGATAATTCCTGCAGACTTGGTCACTTCTCTACTGAacacaacttttaatttggaaGCTTCAAATCTTGCTGGAGGAACCAATATCCTAACAGCCTGACAAAGATCCATGGATCATAAGACAGagttaattcaaatttgacaGAAAGAATAGACAAAAccctttttactttttggaTGCTTTGAACCAATAATTGTTCAAACCATCCAAGAAAGGTTTGAATCTGAAct
This DNA window, taken from Cucumis sativus cultivar 9930 chromosome 6, Cucumber_9930_V3, whole genome shotgun sequence, encodes the following:
- the LOC101219336 gene encoding magnesium dechelatase SGRL, chloroplastic, yielding MALHCVRYSFSPSPAKPNFKLVQRNNPALLFSSFSTTPASYNTLVSEAVRILVPPARFEASKLKVVFSREVTKSAGIIPRTYILSHCDFTANLTLTISDVINLDQLRGWYNKDDVVAEWKKVKDEMCLHVHCYVSGPSSLLDVAAEFRYHIFSKELPLVLESVLYGDSILFGENPELLDSLVRVYFHSSSPKYNRLECWGPLKDAVLGRHHHMQGLLSGSKDVSPSKKLRSPKSIFQALFAFLL